A genomic stretch from Setaria italica strain Yugu1 chromosome VII, Setaria_italica_v2.0, whole genome shotgun sequence includes:
- the LOC101754798 gene encoding chaperone protein ClpC1, chloroplastic — translation MEGTLVQSAIVPTVLHRSSSGRSRVRARATMLRSTPTRTLTLGGFQGLRQTNFLDTRSVVKRDFGYIVASQISRPRGSASRGVVRAMFERFTEKAIKVVMLAQEEARRLGHNFVGTEQILLGLIGEGTGIAAKVLKSMGINLKDARVEVEKIIGRGSGFVAVEIPFTPRAKRVLELSLEEARQLGHNYIGSEHLLLGLLREGEGVAARVLESLGADPNNIRTQVIRMVGESTEAVGAGVGGGTSGQKMPTLEEYGTNLTKLAEEGKLDPVVGRQNQIERVTQILGRRTKNNPCLIGEPGVGKTAIAEGLAQRIANGDVPETIEGKKVITLDMGLLVAGTKYRGEFEERLKKLMEEIKQNEDIILFIDEVHTLIGAGAAEGAIDAANILKPALARGELQCIGATTLDEYRKHIEKDPALERRFQPVKVPEPTVDETTQILRGLRERYELHHKLRYTDEALVAAAQLSYQYISDRFLPDKAIDLIDEAGSRVRLRHAQLPDEAKELDKELRQITKQKNEAVRGQDFEKAGELRDREMELKAQITAIIDKSKEMIKAETESGEVGPLVTEADIQHIVSSWTGIPVEKVSADESDRLLKMEETLHTRIIGQDEAVKAISRAIRRARVGLKNPNRPIASFIFSGPTGVGKSELAKSLAAYYFGSEEAMIRLDMSEFMERHTVAKLIGSPPGYVGYTEGGQLTEAVRRRPYTVVLFDEIEKAHPDVFNMMLQILEDGRLTDSKGRTVDFKNTLLIMTSNVGSSVIEKGGRKIGFDLDYDEKDSSYTRIKSLVTEELKQYFRPEFLNRLDEMIVFRQLTKLEVKEIADIMLKEVFNRLKAKDIDLQVTERFRDRVVDEGYNPSYGARPLRRAIMRLLEDSLAEKMLAGEVKEGDSAIVDVDSEGKVIVLNGGSGVPEPLEPALSV, via the exons ATGGAGGGGACTCTAGTTCAGTCCGCGATTGTTCCCACCGTATTACACCGGAGCAGCTCTGGTCGATCTCGTGTGCGCGCAAGGGCCACGATGCTGCGCAGTACGCCAACGCGGACCCTTACTCTTGGAGGCTTCCAAGGGCTGCGGCAGACAAATTTTCTGGACACGAGGTCCGTGGTTAAGCGTGACTTTGGATATATTGTAGCAAGTCAGATTTCGCGACCACGAGGTTCAGCATCAAGAGGGGTGGTTCGTGCCATGTTCGAACGCTTCACTGAAAAGGCCATCAAGGTGGTTATGCTTGCACAAGAGGAGGCCAGACGTCTAGGCCACAACTTTGTTGGGACAGAGCAGATTTTACTAGGTCTTATTGGTGAGGGAACTGGGATTGCAGCTAAGGTTCTGAAATCTATGGGAATTAATCTTAAGGATGCCCGAGTTGAAGTTGAGAAGATTATTGGCCGAGGTAGTGGGTTTGTGGCTGTTGAAATCCCATTCACACCCCGTGCCAAGCGTGTATTGGAACTGTCACTTGAAGAAGCTCGCCAGCTAG GGCACAACTATATAGGATCTGAGCACTTACTCCTGGGGCTACTTCGCGAGGGTGAAGGTGTGGCCGCCCGTGTGCTTGAGAGCCTTGGTGCTGATCCAAACAACATCCGTACCCAG GTCATAAGAATGGTTGGTGAAAGCACGGAAGCTGTTGgtgctggagttggtggaggaaCTAGTGGCCAGAAGATGCCCACACTTGAGGAATATGGTACTAATTTGACAAAACTGGCAGAAGAG GGAAAACTTGACCCAGTTGTTGGCAGACAGAACCAGATTGAGCGTGTAACCCAGATTTTGGGCAGGCGAACAAAGAACAACCCCTGCTTAATTGGAGAGCCTGGTGTTGGCAAGACTGCTATTGCAGAGGGGCTGGCGCAGCGTATCGCCAATGGGGATGTCCCAGAAACAATTGAAGGAAAGAAG GTTATTACTCTTGACATGGGGCTTCTTGTGGCTGGTACCAAGTACCGtggagagtttgaagaaagatTGAAGAAGCTTATGGAGGAAATCAAGCAAAATGAAGATATTATTCTCTTTATTGATGAAGTGCACACACTTATTGGAGCTGGTGCAGCTGAAGGTGCAATTGATGCTGCTAACATCTTGAAACCAGCTCTTGCTAGAGGTGAATTGCAG TGCATTGGTGCCACAACTCTGGATGAGTATAGGAAGCACATCGAGAAAGATCCTGCATTAGAGAGAAGATTCCAGCCAGTTAAAGTTCCAGAGCCAACTGTTGATGAAACAACACAGATCTTAAGAGGTCTTCGTGAGAGATATGAACTCCATCATAAGCTGAGATACACAGACGAAGCTCTAGTTGCCGCAGCACAGTTGTCATATCAGTATATCAG TGACCGCTTCCTGCCTGATAAAGCTATCGACTTGATTGATGAAGCTGGATCCCGTGTTAGGCTGAGGCATGCACAG CTGCCTGATGAAGCCAAAGAGTTGGACAAAGAGCTCAGGCAGATAACCAAGCAGAAGAATGAGGCTGTACGTGGCCAAGATTTTGAGAAG GCAGGGGAACTAAGAGATCGGGAAATGGAGCTGAAGGCCCAAATTACAGCCATTATTGACAAGAGCAAGGAGATGATTAAAGCAGAGACTGAATCTGGCGAAGTTGGTCCTCTTGTCACAGAGGCAGACATTCAGCATATTGTCTCCTCTTGGACTGGAATACCAGTGGAGAAAGTCTCAGCTGACGAGTCTGACCGTCTCCTTAAGATGGAGGAGACATTGCATACGCGTATCATTGGCCAGGACGAGGCTGTAAAAGCTATTAGCCGTGCTATCCGCCGTGCTCGTGTTGGCCTCAAGAATCCGAACCGACCAATTGCTAGCTTCATATTCTCCGGACCAACTGGTGTTGGAAAATCAGAATTAGCGAAGTCTCTGGCAGCCTACTACTTTGGCTCAGAGGAAGCTATGATCAGGCTGGACATGAGTGAGTTCATGGAGAGACATACTGTCGCCAAGCTCATAGGGTCACCTCCAGGTTATGTTGGCTACACTGAGGGTGGCCAACTTACTGAAGCCGTTCGTCGCCGTCCATACACTGTTGTTCTGTTTGATGAGATTGAAAAGGCACATCCAGATGTCTTCAATATGATGCTTCAGATCTTGGAAGATGGGAGACTAACTGACAGTAAAGGAAGAACAGTTGATTTCAAGAACACATTGCTGATCATGACATCCAATGTCGGGAGCAGTGTCATCGAGAAGGGAGGCCGTAAGATTGGGTTTGATCTTGACTATGATGAGAAGGACAGCAGCTACACCAGGATCAAGAGCCTGGTGACGGAGGAGTTGAAGCAGTACTTCCGGCCAGAGTTCCTGAACAGATTGGATGAGATGATTGTGTTCCGGCAGCTGACAAAGTTGGAGGTGAAGGAGATTGCTGATATTATGCTGAAAGAAGTATTTAATCGGCTCAAGGCGAAGGACATTGATCTCCAGGTCACTGAGAGGTTCCGCGATAGGGTTGTTGATGAAGGTTACAACCCGAGCTATGGTGCCAGGCCTCTGCGCCGTGCTATCATGAGGCTCTTGGAAGACAGTTTGGCAGAGAAGATGCTGGCTGGTGAGGTGAAAGAAGGTGACTCTGCTATTGTCGATGTGGATTCAGAAGGCAAGGTAATAGTCCTGAACGGTGGGAGTGGTGTTCCTGAGCCACTGGAACCTGCTCTCAGTGTCTAG